Genomic DNA from Deinococcus misasensis DSM 22328:
CGATGTAATTGAGTTTCTGGTCCTTCATCAGGCCACGGATCAGGTCCATGTCTCTGGCGGTGTTGTCCGTGTTGATGTAGGCATTGGTGGGTGTTTTGCTGCAAGCATTCGCAATGATTTTGGCATTGCGCTGCATGGAAGCCAGGTTCTCAGGAGAACGGTCTTCTGAGGGATATGCCGTGAAACCCAACAACTCATTGGTGCCGCAGGCCGTGCGGAAACTGGAGCCTGTTCCACGGGGTGAGAACCCCACCAGATCGTATTCATCCGACAGTTGTTTCAATTTTGCGCCCATGGTGGTGTTGGGGTTGCCATTGGACCACAGGAAGCCGAACAAAGCGCCGAGATAATGCCCATCTCCTCCAGGTCCACCCGGATTGAAGAAAATGGCCCCTTTGCGTTCGGCAGGCTTTCCTGCTTTGTAGCGCATGACCGCCACAGTGCCGTTGCCCAGAGCGGGATTGTGGTAATCCAGAGGCACCTTGACATCGGCACACTCTGCACGTCCACTCTCGTCCAGATCTGCATAAGGCACCACGCTGGTGTCACATTGATACCAGGTGAGCTTTTGATTCTTGTAACTTTGCAGTGGATCTGGCATCTGGGTGGTGGCGCAAGAAGCAAGGGCCATCAGCGGAAGGGTCAATACACCATACTTCACAATTTTTTTCATCGATAAACATCTCCTTGTTGGGTATTTCACACAGATTCATTTGTGAAAACCCACACATATCCTAAACCATCTGCAAAGTCACTGTCATTTTTGTTAGCAACTTGTACAAACAAAACTGAAAGCCCCTGCACTTCTGGCCTATTTCGGCATCTGACATTGACAACGAATTTTGTAAAATCAACCCATGCGTATTGCAGTGATCGGTGACGTGCATGGAAATGCTTTTGCCCTTGAATCCATATGGAAAGACATTCAAAACCAGAGTCCGGACCTGATTGTGAACCTAGGGGATCAAGTGTATGGCCGGGCCAACCCTCAAAAAGCCTATGCGCTTCAGCAAGAAATCGGGGCCGTAGAGGTGCAGGGAAACACCGACCCGTGGATCACCTCGCATCAACCCCTCCTGAAATGGATTCGGGAGCAGTTGCCAGAGGAGGCCGTTTCCCACCTGACCACCCTGCCCCTGAGCACCAGTGTTCTGAACGGTGAAGTGCTGATGTGTCACGGTGACCTGAAAAGCCACTCCGGTCACCTGCTCTGGTCATGGCAAAAAGGGCCTTACCGGGCCAACGGGTTTCAGGAACTGCGGGAACATCTGGCAGGGGTGTCTGCTCGGGTGGTGCTTTGCGGGCACACCCACCGGGAAGGCATGACCCGACTGGACGACCACCTGATCGTCAATGCAGGTGCAGTGAGCCATCAGGTGGACGGAGACCCCAGAGCCCGCTGGACCTTGCTGGAACAGCATCAAGGTCGCTGGCTCACCGATTTTCGCCGCGTGGTCTACGACTGGGACGGAGCTGCAAGATGGGTGATGCAGCATGCCCCTTCCCCTGCCAGTGAAGTGAACACCTTGCTGCATGGCTGAAAAAACAGAACAAAAAGCAGGCCAGAGTTTCCTCTGGCCCGTTCTTGAAGTTCAGCTCAAAAAGTTCGGGTGCGTTTGTTGCGGTTCTGGCACACGTTGACCCAGCGGTCCAGACTGCCGTAATTGAGTTTGCCTTGCGCATCACGGACACCTCTGCCCAGATGCACGCCATGCACACCCGAGTTGAGCAAAGCCACCATGCGGTCTTCGGTGTAACCTGTGGTGTCCACCAGAACAGGAAGGTGAGGGCTGGTGTGGGGAATCAGATGCTCCAGAGGCACATCCCCATCGGGGGTGCTCCAGGGCCGGCCAGAGGTGGTCACCTGCAACACTTTGGGGTATTGCACCAGTTTCTGGTAGGTGCCCACAGGATTGCGCACCAGATCAAACGCCTGATTGATGTTGACGGTGAAACCACAGTGGATGGCTTCTTCCAGCAAATCCCAGTCAAAAACACCGTCATGCTCGGCACCGAAAGTGATGTTGCGGATGCCCCGTTTCCAGTACACCTCCAGAATCTTGAGGGTGCGGGTTCGGCGGGCTTCTTCGTAGCAGTAATCTCCGGTGTCTGGCTTGACCAGCACGGAAATGGGAATTTTGGCCTGCTCAAGGCAAGCTTCAATGGTTTTGGTGTCGGTGCTGGTGCTGCCTTCCAGAAGTTGACGGACCAGCAAAATCTGGGTGGCCCCGCTGCTCTGGGCCGCTCTGACGTCCATGGGGGTTTCGGCAACAACTTCAATCAGGGTGGGCAACACGAAAGGGACTCCTTGAACACAGGGATGATGGGGCCAAAAGGGTTTGCTGCCGCCATCCCGAACACAACTCCACGAGGGTGGATTGGTCTGGATGGCACATTGTAACGAAAGAATGCTGACAGTTTTCTTTCAGTGTCCCTTCATCATGTTGTGCCCATCAGCAAAAAAACGCTGTAGGCCACCTTGCCATCTCAGGCGGTGGTGGGTTCCCCAGAGCATTCTGTAAAGGCCGCCTGATACAGGGCATGGTCCAGATCCCGACCAATCACCACCAGTCTGGAGGTGC
This window encodes:
- a CDS encoding metallophosphoesterase family protein, which codes for MRIAVIGDVHGNAFALESIWKDIQNQSPDLIVNLGDQVYGRANPQKAYALQQEIGAVEVQGNTDPWITSHQPLLKWIREQLPEEAVSHLTTLPLSTSVLNGEVLMCHGDLKSHSGHLLWSWQKGPYRANGFQELREHLAGVSARVVLCGHTHREGMTRLDDHLIVNAGAVSHQVDGDPRARWTLLEQHQGRWLTDFRRVVYDWDGAARWVMQHAPSPASEVNTLLHG
- a CDS encoding copper homeostasis protein CutC; its protein translation is MLPTLIEVVAETPMDVRAAQSSGATQILLVRQLLEGSTSTDTKTIEACLEQAKIPISVLVKPDTGDYCYEEARRTRTLKILEVYWKRGIRNITFGAEHDGVFDWDLLEEAIHCGFTVNINQAFDLVRNPVGTYQKLVQYPKVLQVTTSGRPWSTPDGDVPLEHLIPHTSPHLPVLVDTTGYTEDRMVALLNSGVHGVHLGRGVRDAQGKLNYGSLDRWVNVCQNRNKRTRTF